A window of Castanea sativa cultivar Marrone di Chiusa Pesio chromosome 1, ASM4071231v1 contains these coding sequences:
- the LOC142622836 gene encoding zinc finger CCCH domain-containing protein 39: MSFPDPHPLFMMQSQHFASDAIGVWPQAPMNNDQFDGHSQPFKRPRNSEDNLSDALPCTPMNSRMNPPNPPPINKGTSNIFYKTKMCTSFIAGMCTKGSDCKYAHGIEDMRQPPPNWQELAGLRGVEDRSSGNWDDDQMLIHKLKLCKKFCYGEECPYGDRCNFLHEDPAKFRDDSKRFRESSVINIGTSGSSMAHGSVSNQSDGSRPVNNGPDAFRVTTRPYLKTKLCNSWERGQCHYGDKCHFAHGQAELRVAVGLLEGETLSTGSISVLAKPQSVPANDASLIKTGSVPTLTEEGQQGKKCLLKWKRPQKINRIYGDWLDDMPLVQHLPSKVES; encoded by the exons ATGAGTTTTCCTGATCCTCACCCTCTGTTTATGATGCAATCCCAGCATTTTGCTAGTGATGCCATTGGTGTGTGGCCTCAAGCCCCAATGAACAATGACCAATTCGACGGGCACTCTCAACCTTTCAAGAGGCCCAGAAATTCTGAGGACAATTTATCCGATGCTTTGCCCTGTACACCAATGAATTCTAGGATGAACCCCCCAAATCCTCCTCCAATCAATAAAGGAACAAGCAACATTTTCTACAAGACTAAGATGTGCACAAGTTTTATTGCTGGTATGTGTACCAAAGGTTCGGATTGCAAGTATGCTCATGGAATTGAAGATATGCGTCAACCTCCACCGAATTGGCAAGAGCTTGCCGGTTTACGTGGGGTTGAGGATAGATCATCTGGAAATTGGGATGATGACCAGATGCTAATCCACAAGCTGAAGCTATGCAAGAAGTTTTGTTATGGGGAGGAGTGCCCTTATGGTGATAGGTGTAATTTTCTTCATGAAGATCCGGCAAAGTTTAGGGATGATTCGAAGAGGTTTAGGGAGAGTTCGGTGATTAACATTGGAACTTCCGGATCATCTATGGCACACGGAAGTGTTTCTAATCAGTCTGATGGTAGTAGGCCTGTGAACAATGGTCCGGATGCTTTTCGAGTAACTACAAGGCCCTATTTGAAGACAAAGTTATGTAACAGTTGGGAGAGAGGTCAATGTCATTATGGTGATAAATGCCACTTCGCTCATGGGCAAGCAG AGTTGCGAGTGGCTGTTGGACTTCTTGAAGGGGAGACATTGAGTACTGGGTCCATTTCCGTTTTGGCAAAACCCCAATCTGTTCCTGCTAATGATGCGTCTCTAATTAAAACAGGAAGCGTGCCTACTTTAACTGAAGAAGGGCAGCAGGGTAAGAAGTGTTTGTTGAAGTGGAAAAGACCCCAGAAGATCAATCGCATTTATGGTGATTGGCTTGATGATATGCCGCTAGTGCAACACCTGCCAAGCAAAGTGGAGAGCTGA